In Mytilus galloprovincialis chromosome 1, xbMytGall1.hap1.1, whole genome shotgun sequence, the following are encoded in one genomic region:
- the LOC143050046 gene encoding ankyrin repeat, SAM and basic leucine zipper domain-containing protein 1-like isoform X1, with protein MASTMDFFPGGAEDDFDDDNDDGFILGCDNNHINYNHPKASQWSNGDVNTNNNFQQPDNVGKGGFGAPQKKSAQKNVPDKANHKRPVKRKLGVDDFRMAITRGNMGVITESVANGFDVNTVLKCGWTGLMYAANSANKQIVEFLVNKGANVKCHHDMFNVLMAACSSTNSNQENVLSCVTILIGAGADVNSHDRYHMSPLIYAAREGRELVVAELLECGANVNKQDSRGWSALSWAVSKNHVKVVKALLNRWPDMSIKQCDGQTPLDLAVSQQNDELVALLGGEVKSNHIEALKLEAVEITELVYDDEYYDELGIDPQCVVKYGEMELFLCGLDLSRYISLFQRQHLDFTTVLHMTDEDLIKMGIHQIGVRKKILDGIRTVHKKEWETTSLQQVQYNKQISCAESIAMVANISKHCKYIGSTTGYIRDQILKNPEILDVQDGTGPELLLQHTDDTMKNVQSLYTELQKLTRTLNLQLKRKDFSPPDLVTLKKKKSGFRKRRLVGVCCVTFIVGLAWWKKQTILDFISQYDPVDIV; from the exons ATGGCGAGCACCATGGACTTTTTCCCCGGTGGTGCCGAAGACGATTTCGACGACGACAATGATGATGGATTTATCCTAGGCTGTGATAACAATCATATAAATTATAACCATCCAAAAGCTTCACAGTGGAGCAATGGAGATGTAAAT ACAAACAATAATTTTCAACAGCCAGATAATGTTGGGAAAGGTGGATTTGGAGCACCTCAAAAGAAATCTGCTCAGAAAAATGTCCCAGATAAGGCTAACCATAAGAGACCAGTCAAAAGAAAACTTGGTGTTGATGATTTCAGAATGGCTATCACCAGAGGAAATATGGGTGTCATCACAGAATCTGTTGCTAATG GTTTTGATGTTAATACTGTATTGAAATGTGGTTGGACTGGATTGATGTATGCTGCCAATTCAGCTAACAAGCAGATCGTAGAATTTTTGGTGAATAAAGGAGCCAATGTTAAATGTCACCATG ATATGTTTAATGTACTAATGGCAGCATGTTCATCCACAAACAGTAATCAAGAAAATGTACTGTCCTGTGTAACAATACTTATAGGTGCAGGGGCAGATGTTAACAGTCATGATAG ATACCACATGTCGCCATTGATTTATGCCGCCAGGGAAGGGAGAGAACTTGTAGTAGCTGAATTATTAGAATGTGGTGCAAATGTTAACAAACAAGATAGTAGAGGCTGGTCT GCACTGAGTTGGGCTGTTAGTAAAAACCATGTGAAAGTTGTGAAGGCTTTATTGAACCGTTGGCCTGATATGAGTATAAAACAATGTGATGGACAAACACCTCTGGATCTAGCTGTCTCACAACAAAATGATGAG CTGGTTGCATTGCTGGGAGGAGAAGTAAAATCAAACCATATAGAAGCATTAAAATTAGAGGCCGTGGAAATCACTGAGCTTGTGTATGATGATGAATATTATGATGAACTTGGTATTGACCCACA ATGTGTGGTAAAGTATGGAGAAATGGAATTATTTTTGTGTGGTTTAGACTTAAGTCGTTATATAAGCTTGTTTCAGCGACAACATCTAGACTTTACCACAGTATTGCATATGACAGATGAGGACTTAATAAAG atgggTATTCATCAGATTGGTGTAAGAAAGAAAATATTGGATGGTATTAGAACTGTTCATAAGAAAGAATGGGAGACAACCAGTCTTCAACAAGTACAATACAACAAACAGATAAG CTGTGCTGAATCTATTGCCATGGTAGCTAACATCagtaaacattgtaaatatattGGAAGCACAACTGGATATATAAGGGACCAGATTCTAAAGAATCCAGAAATTCTAGATGTTCAG GATGGGACAGGACCTGAATTACTTTTACAACATACAGATGATACAATGAAAAATGTACAGTCACTATATACAGAACTACAGAAACTAACTAGAACtttaaatttg caattaaaACGTAAAGACTTCAGTCCTCCAGATCTCGTTACTTTAAAGAAGAAGAAAAGTGGTTTTAGAAAAAGACGATTAGTAGGTGTATGTTGTGTGACCTTTATAGTAGGACTAGCCTGGTGGAAAAAACAAACTATATTGGACTTTATATCACAGTATGATCCAGTGGATATAGTTTAA
- the LOC143050046 gene encoding ankyrin repeat, SAM and basic leucine zipper domain-containing protein 1-like isoform X2 codes for MASTMDFFPGGAEDDFDDDNDDGFILGCDNNHINYNHPKASQWSNGDTNNNFQQPDNVGKGGFGAPQKKSAQKNVPDKANHKRPVKRKLGVDDFRMAITRGNMGVITESVANGFDVNTVLKCGWTGLMYAANSANKQIVEFLVNKGANVKCHHDMFNVLMAACSSTNSNQENVLSCVTILIGAGADVNSHDRYHMSPLIYAAREGRELVVAELLECGANVNKQDSRGWSALSWAVSKNHVKVVKALLNRWPDMSIKQCDGQTPLDLAVSQQNDELVALLGGEVKSNHIEALKLEAVEITELVYDDEYYDELGIDPQCVVKYGEMELFLCGLDLSRYISLFQRQHLDFTTVLHMTDEDLIKMGIHQIGVRKKILDGIRTVHKKEWETTSLQQVQYNKQISCAESIAMVANISKHCKYIGSTTGYIRDQILKNPEILDVQDGTGPELLLQHTDDTMKNVQSLYTELQKLTRTLNLQLKRKDFSPPDLVTLKKKKSGFRKRRLVGVCCVTFIVGLAWWKKQTILDFISQYDPVDIV; via the exons ATGGCGAGCACCATGGACTTTTTCCCCGGTGGTGCCGAAGACGATTTCGACGACGACAATGATGATGGATTTATCCTAGGCTGTGATAACAATCATATAAATTATAACCATCCAAAAGCTTCACAGTGGAGCAATGGAGAT ACAAACAATAATTTTCAACAGCCAGATAATGTTGGGAAAGGTGGATTTGGAGCACCTCAAAAGAAATCTGCTCAGAAAAATGTCCCAGATAAGGCTAACCATAAGAGACCAGTCAAAAGAAAACTTGGTGTTGATGATTTCAGAATGGCTATCACCAGAGGAAATATGGGTGTCATCACAGAATCTGTTGCTAATG GTTTTGATGTTAATACTGTATTGAAATGTGGTTGGACTGGATTGATGTATGCTGCCAATTCAGCTAACAAGCAGATCGTAGAATTTTTGGTGAATAAAGGAGCCAATGTTAAATGTCACCATG ATATGTTTAATGTACTAATGGCAGCATGTTCATCCACAAACAGTAATCAAGAAAATGTACTGTCCTGTGTAACAATACTTATAGGTGCAGGGGCAGATGTTAACAGTCATGATAG ATACCACATGTCGCCATTGATTTATGCCGCCAGGGAAGGGAGAGAACTTGTAGTAGCTGAATTATTAGAATGTGGTGCAAATGTTAACAAACAAGATAGTAGAGGCTGGTCT GCACTGAGTTGGGCTGTTAGTAAAAACCATGTGAAAGTTGTGAAGGCTTTATTGAACCGTTGGCCTGATATGAGTATAAAACAATGTGATGGACAAACACCTCTGGATCTAGCTGTCTCACAACAAAATGATGAG CTGGTTGCATTGCTGGGAGGAGAAGTAAAATCAAACCATATAGAAGCATTAAAATTAGAGGCCGTGGAAATCACTGAGCTTGTGTATGATGATGAATATTATGATGAACTTGGTATTGACCCACA ATGTGTGGTAAAGTATGGAGAAATGGAATTATTTTTGTGTGGTTTAGACTTAAGTCGTTATATAAGCTTGTTTCAGCGACAACATCTAGACTTTACCACAGTATTGCATATGACAGATGAGGACTTAATAAAG atgggTATTCATCAGATTGGTGTAAGAAAGAAAATATTGGATGGTATTAGAACTGTTCATAAGAAAGAATGGGAGACAACCAGTCTTCAACAAGTACAATACAACAAACAGATAAG CTGTGCTGAATCTATTGCCATGGTAGCTAACATCagtaaacattgtaaatatattGGAAGCACAACTGGATATATAAGGGACCAGATTCTAAAGAATCCAGAAATTCTAGATGTTCAG GATGGGACAGGACCTGAATTACTTTTACAACATACAGATGATACAATGAAAAATGTACAGTCACTATATACAGAACTACAGAAACTAACTAGAACtttaaatttg caattaaaACGTAAAGACTTCAGTCCTCCAGATCTCGTTACTTTAAAGAAGAAGAAAAGTGGTTTTAGAAAAAGACGATTAGTAGGTGTATGTTGTGTGACCTTTATAGTAGGACTAGCCTGGTGGAAAAAACAAACTATATTGGACTTTATATCACAGTATGATCCAGTGGATATAGTTTAA